Proteins from a genomic interval of Paenibacillus sp. FSL R5-0623:
- a CDS encoding O-methyltransferase: MKMKNINTTNLQHTWTQVDDYMNDLLIPSDSLLEHTLQSNAEAGLPAHDVTPNQGKLLHLLLQIQGASRVLEIGTLGGYSTIWMARALPEHGRIVSLESESHHADLARANLTRAGLMHKVDLRVGPALTTLPDVQEEYREPFDMLFIDADKPSNPDYLRWALRLTRPGSLIIGDNIVRDGEVIRIDSTDPRVQGVRSFLQLISDHPRLEATALQTVGSKGYDGFVIARVIDAPEPK, from the coding sequence ATGAAGATGAAAAATATAAATACGACCAACCTACAGCATACCTGGACTCAAGTTGACGACTACATGAATGATTTGCTGATTCCATCCGATTCCCTGCTGGAACATACCCTGCAAAGCAATGCCGAAGCTGGACTCCCTGCTCATGACGTAACACCAAATCAAGGAAAGTTACTTCATCTCCTGCTGCAAATCCAAGGCGCATCCCGTGTACTTGAAATCGGCACATTGGGTGGATACAGTACCATCTGGATGGCAAGAGCGCTGCCTGAACACGGACGCATCGTCTCACTGGAATCGGAATCACACCATGCAGACTTGGCCCGAGCCAATCTCACACGAGCAGGACTGATGCACAAGGTTGACCTGAGAGTTGGCCCTGCCCTAACCACCCTTCCCGATGTTCAGGAAGAATACAGGGAACCGTTTGATATGCTCTTCATCGATGCTGACAAACCGAGTAATCCCGATTATCTGAGATGGGCCCTGCGACTAACTCGGCCGGGGAGTCTTATTATTGGTGATAATATCGTCAGGGACGGTGAAGTGATCCGCATAGACAGCACAGACCCCAGAGTTCAGGGCGTTCGATCATTCCTGCAGTTGATCTCGGATCACCCTCGGCTTGAAGCTACAGCACTGCAAACGGTTGGTAGCAAAGGTTACGATGGATTCGTCATTGCTCGTGTGATTGATGCCCCTGAACCAAAATAA
- the treC gene encoding alpha,alpha-phosphotrehalase encodes MSSNNTTPSSWWKTSTVYQVYPKSFNDTTGSGTGDIRGLTEKLDYLQHLGIDIVWLQPVYVSPQHDNGYDVADYYRINPDYGTMEDFDELLKGLKARDMKLMIDIVVNHSSTDHEWFQQSRSSKDNPYRDYYIWKDPAPDGGVPNNWQSKFGGPAWQFDEQTGQYFLTLFDKTQADLNWENEEVRKAVRDMIKFWAEKGVDGFRMDVINLISKDQRFPDDDGSVSPGDGRKYYTDGPRVHEYITEMYEEVFGPYNMVTVGEMSSTTLEHCIQYSNPTSREFSMTFNFHHLKVDYPNGQKWELMPYDFEAMKQLFSEWQTGMQAGGGWNALFLNNHDQPRALSRFADDGDYRAESAKMLATTIHGMQGTPYVYQGEEIGMPNPVWNDVSEFRDIESTNMYRLLQEERGKSAEEAFQIVKERSRDNSRTPMQWNGSKNAGFTTGTPWLKVDERYPSIHVEQQLADPDSIYYHYRKLIALRKQVNVLIDGLYERLDDAHPDVFAYARTNGSETLIVVSNFSKRDVTFSLPEVVWNDHIAGKSAELLIGNTEAAPALTQEISLSPYASYMWLVPQQD; translated from the coding sequence ATGAGTTCTAATAACACCACTCCGTCATCTTGGTGGAAGACATCAACGGTGTATCAGGTATATCCGAAGAGTTTTAATGACACAACCGGATCGGGTACTGGAGATATTCGTGGATTAACCGAGAAGCTTGATTATTTGCAGCATCTGGGTATCGATATTGTGTGGTTACAGCCGGTATATGTATCTCCGCAGCATGATAATGGATATGACGTAGCGGACTATTACCGGATTAATCCGGATTATGGGACGATGGAGGATTTTGACGAACTGCTGAAAGGTCTGAAGGCTCGTGATATGAAACTGATGATTGATATCGTGGTGAATCACTCCTCGACCGATCATGAGTGGTTCCAGCAATCCCGTTCTTCCAAGGATAATCCGTATCGGGATTATTATATTTGGAAAGATCCTGCCCCGGATGGCGGTGTGCCGAATAACTGGCAATCGAAGTTCGGTGGACCTGCTTGGCAGTTCGATGAACAGACGGGACAATACTTCCTGACTTTATTTGATAAAACGCAGGCAGATCTGAATTGGGAGAATGAAGAAGTACGCAAAGCTGTACGCGATATGATTAAGTTCTGGGCGGAAAAAGGTGTGGATGGTTTCCGTATGGACGTGATTAACCTGATCTCCAAAGACCAGCGTTTCCCGGATGATGATGGTAGCGTCTCACCGGGTGATGGACGCAAGTACTACACGGATGGACCGCGTGTGCATGAGTACATCACCGAGATGTATGAAGAAGTATTCGGGCCTTACAACATGGTGACTGTAGGGGAGATGTCCTCCACAACACTGGAACATTGTATCCAATATTCGAACCCGACTTCCCGGGAGTTTTCGATGACGTTTAACTTCCATCACCTGAAAGTGGATTATCCGAATGGTCAGAAGTGGGAACTGATGCCGTATGATTTTGAAGCGATGAAACAGCTCTTCAGTGAGTGGCAGACAGGCATGCAGGCCGGTGGAGGTTGGAACGCACTGTTCCTTAATAACCATGATCAGCCACGGGCGCTATCCCGATTCGCCGATGATGGTGATTATCGTGCCGAGAGTGCCAAGATGCTTGCAACAACGATACACGGAATGCAAGGTACGCCTTACGTCTACCAGGGTGAAGAGATCGGAATGCCGAATCCAGTCTGGAATGACGTTAGTGAGTTCCGCGATATCGAATCGACGAACATGTACCGCTTGCTTCAGGAAGAACGAGGCAAATCCGCTGAAGAAGCATTCCAAATCGTGAAGGAGCGTTCCCGGGACAACTCCCGCACACCGATGCAGTGGAATGGAAGTAAGAACGCCGGATTTACTACCGGAACACCTTGGCTGAAGGTGGATGAGCGGTATCCTTCCATTCACGTGGAACAGCAGCTGGCTGATCCAGATTCGATCTACTACCACTACCGCAAATTGATTGCCCTGCGTAAACAGGTTAACGTGCTGATCGACGGTCTGTATGAACGCCTGGATGATGCACACCCGGATGTATTCGCGTACGCACGGACCAATGGAAGTGAAACTCTGATTGTTGTATCCAACTTCAGTAAACGAGACGTTACGTTTTCGCTTCCAGAAGTGGTCTGGAATGATCATATTGCAGGCAAATCAGCAGAGTTACTCATAGGGAATACGGAGGCAGCCCCTGCGCTGACGCAGGAAATCTCTCTCAGTCCGTATGCATCCTATATGTGGCTTGTGCCACAACAGGACTAA
- a CDS encoding metal-dependent hydrolase: MLNITYHGHSSVQLGTEEKSLIIDPFLRGNELAVTKPEDIKTDVVLLTHAHMDHILDAEPIAKANNAKVVAIVELATYMSWKGLDTLGMNMGGTVDLDFAQAKMIQAFHTSGIVLEEEQRIMYAGLPAGYIINIGGKTILHAGDTSLFGDMKMIGDRHDIDVAFLPIGGHFTMGPEDALQAAEWFNAKLTIPVHYDTFPVIRQDAEHFVQQLAAKGLEGRVLAPGESITL, encoded by the coding sequence TTGTTGAATATTACGTACCATGGTCACTCCAGTGTACAGCTGGGCACAGAAGAAAAGTCTCTGATCATTGATCCCTTCCTGCGTGGCAACGAGCTTGCCGTCACGAAGCCTGAAGATATTAAGACAGATGTTGTGTTGCTGACACATGCACATATGGATCACATCCTCGATGCTGAACCGATTGCCAAAGCAAATAACGCCAAAGTTGTGGCTATTGTGGAATTGGCTACATATATGTCTTGGAAAGGTCTGGATACACTCGGTATGAACATGGGCGGAACGGTAGATCTTGATTTTGCTCAAGCCAAAATGATTCAGGCGTTCCATACTTCGGGGATTGTGCTCGAAGAAGAACAACGGATCATGTATGCAGGGTTGCCTGCTGGATATATCATTAATATTGGTGGTAAAACGATTTTGCATGCCGGAGATACAAGTCTCTTCGGGGATATGAAAATGATCGGTGATCGTCATGATATTGATGTAGCCTTCTTGCCTATTGGTGGACATTTCACTATGGGACCTGAGGATGCGCTGCAAGCGGCCGAATGGTTTAATGCCAAACTGACCATTCCGGTTCATTATGATACGTTCCCGGTCATTCGTCAGGATGCGGAACACTTCGTGCAACAACTGGCTGCAAAAGGATTGGAAGGACGTGTGTTGGCCCCGGGAGAATCTATTACCCTGTGA
- a CDS encoding alpha-glucosidase: MGDIVWWKESVVYQIYPSSFKDSDGDGYGDLQGIYEKLDYLENLGVDVIWLCPIYDSPGHDNGYDIRDYYGILRKYGTMEDFDRLLAEAHKRGLKIMMDLVLNHTSDEHAWFAESRSSKVNPKRDYYIWRSGKNGQVPNNWESYFGGSVWKHDPETNEYYLHLYSEQQPDLNWNNAQMAEEMYEMVHWWLEKGVDGFRFDAVAHIAKAEGLPSAHNPDNLPVVPAYQLFSNLEQVHSILKKLNNMILKPYGPMTVGETSGLGPEQALAYVGTDRDELNMVFQFEHMFIDAKSSGIGKWNYKEWKLTDLKEIMSRWQTVLHGRGWNANYMGNHDQPRPVSRFGDDGKYRVRSAQMLATWMLTLEGTPYIYQGEEIGMTNVAFPDIEQYRDIETKNYYNHYIGQGKSKHEVMQAIWLKSRDNARTPMQWDETGHAGFTQGQPWIQVNDNYPEINVADAESDPQSILHYYRKLIALRKQHKVLIYGAYELLLPDDPDIYTYTRTLDDEQMLVILNFRGHEPEMHWPEGWDSEHAKLIISNVSRRYSTDEGAIQLQPYEARVYRKQR, translated from the coding sequence GATATCGTTTGGTGGAAAGAGAGTGTGGTATACCAGATTTACCCGAGCAGCTTTAAAGATTCGGACGGGGATGGATATGGCGACTTGCAGGGAATCTATGAGAAGCTCGATTATTTGGAGAATTTGGGCGTGGATGTGATCTGGCTCTGTCCCATTTACGATTCACCAGGACATGATAACGGATATGATATCCGGGATTACTACGGCATTTTACGTAAGTATGGCACGATGGAGGATTTTGATCGATTATTGGCAGAGGCACACAAGCGTGGTCTCAAGATCATGATGGACCTGGTGCTGAATCATACGTCAGATGAACATGCGTGGTTTGCTGAATCGCGTTCATCAAAGGTGAATCCGAAGCGGGATTATTATATTTGGCGTTCAGGCAAAAATGGGCAGGTGCCGAATAATTGGGAGTCCTATTTTGGGGGTTCGGTGTGGAAGCATGATCCGGAGACAAATGAATATTATCTGCATCTGTATTCGGAACAGCAACCGGATCTCAACTGGAACAATGCACAGATGGCAGAAGAGATGTATGAGATGGTGCATTGGTGGCTGGAAAAAGGGGTCGACGGATTCCGTTTCGATGCAGTAGCGCATATCGCCAAGGCAGAGGGTCTGCCAAGTGCCCACAATCCGGATAATCTGCCGGTGGTTCCAGCGTATCAGCTCTTTTCCAACTTGGAACAGGTACATTCCATCCTGAAGAAACTGAATAACATGATCCTCAAACCTTATGGACCCATGACAGTTGGCGAGACTTCAGGACTTGGGCCTGAGCAGGCCTTGGCTTATGTGGGGACGGATCGTGATGAGCTTAATATGGTATTCCAGTTTGAGCATATGTTTATCGATGCTAAATCCTCCGGAATTGGTAAGTGGAACTATAAGGAATGGAAATTGACAGATCTCAAAGAAATCATGAGCCGGTGGCAAACGGTTTTGCATGGTAGAGGCTGGAACGCCAATTATATGGGCAACCATGATCAGCCACGTCCGGTTTCCCGTTTTGGTGATGATGGTAAATATCGGGTGCGTTCTGCTCAGATGCTGGCGACATGGATGCTTACACTCGAAGGGACCCCCTACATCTATCAGGGAGAAGAGATCGGCATGACCAATGTCGCTTTCCCGGATATCGAACAATACCGGGACATCGAGACGAAAAATTATTACAATCATTACATTGGTCAAGGTAAGTCGAAGCATGAAGTCATGCAGGCGATCTGGCTGAAGAGTCGCGATAATGCCCGCACGCCGATGCAATGGGATGAGACGGGACACGCAGGGTTTACTCAAGGGCAGCCGTGGATTCAGGTGAATGATAATTATCCTGAGATTAATGTGGCTGATGCCGAAAGTGATCCGCAATCCATTTTGCATTATTACCGTAAGTTAATTGCCCTTCGCAAACAGCATAAAGTGCTTATCTATGGCGCGTATGAACTGTTACTGCCGGATGATCCGGATATCTATACCTATACACGAACACTGGATGATGAGCAGATGCTGGTCATTCTGAATTTCCGTGGGCATGAACCGGAGATGCACTGGCCGGAAGGCTGGGATTCCGAGCATGCCAAGCTGATCATCAGCAATGTAAGCAGACGTTATTCTACCGATGAAGGCGCGATTCAGCTTCAGCCGTATGAAGCAAGGGTATATCGTAAGCAGCGGTGA
- the dctA gene encoding C4-dicarboxylate transporter DctA, with protein sequence MSFMKSLFFQIIVAVVIGIGVGILWPDLGSLLQPLGTGFIKLIKMIIAPLIFMVIVTGIAKIGDLKSVGRIGLKAIVWFEIATTVALVLGLGTANLLRPGAGMNVDPSTIDASGIEAKTNGSELPHTVDFIMNIIPTSVVDAFAQNALLQVLLVACLFGVALAATESKAKENVLTLIENLLGIVFRIIGYIMKLAPIGAFGAMAYTVGAYGASTLSSFGLLILACYGAALLFLVMLALAAWWITGLNFLQFVKYTRSEVMLAIGTGSSEVVMPRMMDKLTKAGCDRAVVGLVVPTGYSFNLDGASIYLSLATVFVAQAVGIELTLMQQITILLVLMLSSKGMAGVPGSAFLALSATAVAVNAFPVAAVALLLGADRFMDTMRVFTNLMGNCVAAFVVAKWEGLLDQKRMRAVLSGEISAAELEREEQAALSLLKLNMQDKQGKAVVSPEMS encoded by the coding sequence ATGTCATTTATGAAATCATTATTTTTTCAAATTATTGTAGCGGTAGTCATCGGGATTGGCGTAGGCATCCTGTGGCCGGATCTGGGTAGCTTGCTGCAACCACTCGGAACAGGTTTCATCAAATTGATCAAGATGATCATCGCACCACTGATTTTCATGGTGATTGTGACAGGTATTGCCAAGATCGGTGATCTGAAGTCGGTAGGTCGCATCGGACTGAAAGCCATTGTGTGGTTTGAGATTGCAACTACAGTGGCGCTGGTACTTGGATTGGGAACAGCTAATCTGCTTCGCCCAGGTGCCGGAATGAACGTGGACCCTTCAACCATAGATGCAAGCGGCATTGAAGCAAAAACCAATGGTTCCGAGTTGCCGCATACGGTAGACTTTATCATGAATATTATTCCGACAAGTGTTGTAGATGCCTTTGCACAAAATGCACTTCTGCAAGTATTGCTCGTGGCATGCTTGTTCGGGGTTGCTCTGGCAGCAACAGAGAGTAAGGCAAAAGAGAATGTACTGACGCTGATTGAGAACTTGCTCGGCATTGTGTTCCGTATCATCGGTTATATCATGAAACTTGCGCCGATTGGTGCATTTGGAGCCATGGCCTACACGGTAGGTGCCTATGGAGCTTCCACATTATCATCCTTTGGTCTGCTAATTCTGGCCTGTTACGGCGCAGCGCTGCTGTTTCTGGTCATGCTGGCATTGGCTGCCTGGTGGATTACCGGGCTGAATTTCCTGCAATTTGTGAAGTATACCCGTTCTGAAGTGATGCTGGCGATTGGAACCGGATCATCAGAAGTAGTGATGCCACGCATGATGGACAAACTAACCAAGGCGGGTTGTGATCGTGCGGTTGTGGGGCTTGTGGTGCCGACGGGGTACTCGTTTAATCTGGATGGCGCTTCGATCTATTTATCCTTGGCAACGGTTTTTGTTGCTCAGGCCGTAGGGATTGAACTGACATTGATGCAGCAAATTACGATTTTGCTGGTGTTGATGTTAAGTTCCAAAGGCATGGCAGGAGTACCTGGCTCCGCATTCTTGGCCCTGTCCGCAACGGCAGTGGCTGTTAATGCTTTTCCGGTAGCAGCGGTTGCTCTACTGCTTGGTGCAGATCGTTTCATGGATACAATGCGTGTATTCACCAACCTGATGGGCAACTGTGTCGCAGCATTTGTAGTGGCAAAATGGGAAGGTCTGCTGGATCAGAAGCGAATGCGTGCCGTACTCTCTGGTGAGATCAGTGCTGCTGAACTGGAAAGGGAAGAGCAAGCTGCACTATCTCTATTGAAGTTGAATATGCAGGATAAACAAGGGAAAGCCGTAGTTTCACCGGAGATGTCGTAA
- the treP gene encoding PTS system trehalose-specific EIIBC component, giving the protein MAIDKKQVEEIVRAVGGKENIEAATHCVTRLRFALYDESKVDTESLDQNDLVKGQFSSQGQFQVVIGPGLVDKVYDEMIQITGGDRSSKDDVKAVAGKKQNPIQRAIKTLSDIFIPILPAIITAGLLLGINNILTGPGIFFDGKSLVDVYPAWKDLASIINTIASTAFTFLPALIGWAAVKRFGGSPLLGIVLGLILVHPDLLSAYGYADAVNNGTVPTWNLFGWEIEKIGYQGQVLPVLVSAYLLAKMEIFLNKRVHDSIKLLVVAPVTLLITGFLAFTIIGPVTFAIANAITSGLIYVYDSYAALGGLIYGGLYALLVITGMHHTFLAVDVQLIGSQGGTFLWPMLALSNIAQGSAALAMMLVLREKKMRGLAATSSVSAFLGVTEPAIFGVNIRYRYPFIFGMVGSAIGGVLLTMNNVQATSIGVGGVPGFLSIFPNKWGVFFIGMAIVLVVPFVLTVLFGRAKLRKEDRSASNETINEPKAVTSQSASGVTSSTAKTDPNQRTRSAAQVGDEAVNTLEIMAPLTGQAVSLEQVPDPAFAEKQMGEGVAIQPSSNVVVAPFDAQVAHVIKSKHAVILEHASGLQVLIHVGINTVSLKGEGFNMHVEAGEHVKAGQKLLEFDRKVIEDAGYPLITPIIIPDGQDMVERVEVTTGDVTSNQNGVLKVHLKG; this is encoded by the coding sequence ATGGCAATCGATAAAAAACAGGTTGAGGAGATCGTCCGGGCAGTTGGTGGCAAAGAGAATATTGAAGCTGCTACACACTGTGTTACACGACTCCGGTTTGCCTTATACGATGAGAGTAAAGTGGATACTGAAAGTCTGGATCAGAATGATTTGGTTAAAGGACAATTCTCTTCCCAAGGGCAATTCCAGGTCGTTATTGGGCCTGGTCTGGTAGATAAAGTCTATGATGAGATGATTCAGATTACCGGGGGAGATCGTTCTTCCAAGGATGATGTGAAGGCCGTTGCTGGTAAAAAGCAAAATCCAATTCAGCGAGCGATCAAAACACTCTCGGATATTTTCATTCCGATCTTGCCTGCAATCATTACGGCAGGTCTTTTGCTCGGGATTAACAATATTCTGACAGGTCCAGGCATTTTCTTTGATGGAAAATCATTGGTGGATGTTTATCCAGCCTGGAAGGATCTTGCGTCCATTATTAATACGATTGCAAGTACAGCCTTCACGTTCCTGCCGGCGCTAATTGGTTGGGCAGCTGTAAAAAGGTTTGGCGGCAGTCCGCTGCTCGGCATCGTGCTGGGTCTCATTCTGGTACATCCCGATCTGCTGAGTGCATATGGTTACGCTGATGCTGTGAATAATGGCACGGTGCCAACATGGAATCTGTTCGGTTGGGAGATTGAGAAGATCGGTTATCAAGGGCAGGTTCTGCCAGTACTGGTATCGGCCTATCTGCTTGCGAAGATGGAAATTTTCCTGAATAAAAGGGTACATGATTCGATCAAACTGCTGGTCGTTGCACCAGTTACGTTGCTGATTACCGGATTCCTCGCATTTACGATTATTGGACCAGTTACATTTGCTATTGCAAATGCAATCACATCCGGCTTGATCTATGTATACGATTCATACGCGGCACTGGGTGGTCTGATCTACGGTGGTCTCTACGCTTTGCTCGTTATCACCGGTATGCATCACACGTTCCTTGCGGTAGATGTTCAGCTCATCGGTAGTCAGGGTGGTACGTTCCTGTGGCCGATGCTGGCATTGTCTAATATCGCACAGGGTTCAGCGGCACTTGCGATGATGCTTGTCCTGCGTGAGAAGAAAATGAGAGGACTTGCAGCAACGTCCTCGGTATCGGCCTTCCTCGGGGTAACTGAGCCGGCGATCTTCGGCGTGAATATCCGTTATCGTTATCCGTTTATCTTTGGTATGGTCGGTTCCGCGATTGGCGGTGTGTTGCTGACGATGAATAATGTTCAGGCAACATCCATCGGTGTAGGTGGCGTACCGGGATTCCTGTCGATTTTCCCTAACAAATGGGGTGTCTTCTTCATCGGCATGGCGATTGTCCTAGTTGTACCGTTTGTACTGACCGTCCTTTTTGGCAGAGCCAAACTGAGAAAAGAAGATCGTAGTGCAAGCAATGAAACCATTAATGAGCCTAAAGCGGTTACGTCGCAGTCTGCTTCGGGTGTTACCTCTTCAACTGCAAAAACAGATCCAAACCAGCGCACACGTAGTGCAGCTCAAGTAGGGGACGAAGCCGTGAATACACTGGAAATCATGGCGCCATTAACAGGCCAGGCCGTATCACTGGAGCAAGTACCAGATCCGGCTTTTGCCGAGAAACAGATGGGTGAGGGTGTAGCAATTCAGCCTTCCAGCAACGTTGTTGTTGCTCCGTTTGATGCTCAGGTAGCTCATGTGATCAAAAGTAAACATGCGGTGATTCTTGAACACGCGAGTGGATTACAGGTTCTGATCCATGTCGGGATTAATACCGTATCCCTCAAGGGTGAAGGCTTCAACATGCATGTGGAAGCTGGCGAGCATGTAAAGGCTGGACAAAAGCTGTTGGAGTTTGATCGTAAGGTCATTGAAGATGCGGGATACCCGCTGATTACACCGATTATCATTCCAGATGGTCAGGATATGGTTGAACGGGTGGAAGTCACGACAGGTGATGTTACATCTAATCAGAATGGTGTGCTGAAGGTTCATCTGAAAGGTTAA
- a CDS encoding YkgJ family cysteine cluster protein, translating into MECRTGCAACCIAISISSPIPGMAHGKPAGVRCVQLTDDNRCGIFGQKDRPAVCSGLQAEEEMCGSTDQEAFDILTWLEHETAPKVI; encoded by the coding sequence ATGGAATGCAGGACAGGCTGTGCCGCATGTTGTATCGCGATTTCCATATCATCACCGATACCGGGCATGGCTCATGGCAAGCCGGCAGGTGTACGTTGTGTGCAGCTTACCGATGATAATCGCTGCGGAATTTTTGGCCAAAAAGATCGTCCTGCGGTATGCAGTGGATTGCAAGCTGAGGAAGAGATGTGTGGTAGCACCGATCAGGAAGCATTTGATATTCTAACCTGGTTGGAGCATGAAACTGCACCGAAGGTAATATGA
- a CDS encoding chemotaxis protein yields MTRIAVMVIHGLGMRKDGYADKLIACLHKELDKVMVLPGASKQMLDIEPVYWADVFEKREEALFQQLVSSPGLNFQALRRFVIHYLADAVAYQPVENQGHNYDAVHRTLNQAMHTLAQRNGPEAPLCVIAHSLGAVIASNFFYDLQYPSSRIPEVVDVNSALERGDTLTHFYSFGTTLPLWSLRYHDFSCPIQVPSSHVNQYYAGLEGEWVNFYDRDDILGYPLRPIDPAYEKAVKEDIEVNSGGVAMSWNPLSHGGYFSNRSMNRRIAQGLARTWTWVNRS; encoded by the coding sequence ATGACACGTATTGCGGTGATGGTCATTCATGGGCTGGGTATGCGGAAGGATGGGTACGCGGACAAACTGATTGCTTGTTTGCATAAGGAATTGGACAAGGTGATGGTCTTGCCTGGCGCCTCCAAACAGATGCTGGATATCGAACCTGTATATTGGGCGGATGTATTTGAGAAGCGGGAAGAGGCACTCTTTCAACAGCTCGTCAGCTCTCCGGGATTGAACTTTCAGGCGTTGCGCCGATTTGTCATCCATTACCTGGCTGATGCGGTTGCTTATCAACCGGTGGAAAATCAAGGCCATAACTACGATGCCGTACATCGAACGTTGAATCAGGCGATGCATACTCTTGCACAGCGTAATGGACCGGAAGCTCCGCTCTGTGTGATTGCCCATAGTTTAGGCGCCGTAATCGCCAGTAACTTCTTCTACGATCTGCAATATCCGTCCAGTCGTATTCCTGAGGTTGTGGATGTGAACTCGGCTCTGGAGCGGGGCGACACGCTGACCCATTTTTACTCGTTTGGTACAACCCTGCCCTTATGGAGTTTGCGTTACCATGACTTTAGTTGCCCAATTCAGGTGCCCTCTTCCCATGTGAATCAGTATTATGCCGGGCTGGAAGGGGAGTGGGTGAACTTCTACGATCGGGATGATATTCTGGGTTATCCGTTACGCCCCATTGATCCTGCTTATGAGAAAGCGGTTAAAGAAGATATTGAAGTGAACTCTGGCGGCGTGGCGATGAGTTGGAATCCGCTAAGTCATGGGGGGTATTTTTCCAATCGAAGCATGAATCGGAGAATTGCTCAGGGGCTAGCTCGAACCTGGACCTGGGTAAATCGTTCATAA
- a CDS encoding MFS transporter, translating to MRVLQHINDEIRGWSRNIQLFFLASILYQIGNGMFSVLYNLYIQGLGYNDTMNGQIVSIQSLATAIMFVPIGLCGDLFSRKRLLITGALFSGIFLIGRSFDYSATGLIWFAVFSGLFAGVFQVLAIPYLAENVKKSQRLKMFSYYSSLVLASQVLGSLGGGVFADLLHTAGLAKVTGLQTVLFVGGAATLAAFIPLLFVTEGKAAPQTTIPAQPVLQPNADLKESSTNTPSTDDSITKKKDSRLIGQFIVTQLLIGLGSGLVVPYLNLYFTNRFSVSLSGMSLLIALGQIMTIVSMLIGPTLAVKVGSVRAVVIFQVMSLPFLLLTGFTNLLFIASLSFLFRQALMNAANPIHSAILVDRISDKRRGIANSLMQTSFMIGWATMGPVQSYLVTTYGTYWGYAITFSITGCLYVISSLMYFVMFREPKPSATALAGS from the coding sequence TTGAGAGTTTTACAACATATTAATGATGAAATTCGCGGCTGGTCCCGCAATATTCAACTGTTTTTCCTGGCTAGCATTCTGTATCAGATCGGAAATGGCATGTTCTCTGTCTTGTACAATCTGTACATTCAGGGTCTGGGCTATAATGATACAATGAACGGCCAGATTGTAAGTATTCAATCACTCGCAACAGCCATTATGTTTGTTCCTATCGGTCTATGTGGTGATCTGTTCAGCCGCAAGCGATTACTCATTACAGGGGCGTTATTCAGCGGAATCTTTCTGATCGGACGCTCCTTCGATTATTCGGCTACAGGGCTGATCTGGTTCGCGGTATTCTCTGGCCTTTTCGCTGGGGTATTCCAAGTACTGGCCATTCCTTATCTGGCGGAAAACGTCAAGAAAAGCCAGCGGCTGAAGATGTTCAGTTATTATTCATCTCTTGTGCTCGCTTCCCAGGTGCTTGGTAGCCTGGGTGGCGGTGTATTCGCAGATTTGTTACATACAGCAGGACTCGCCAAAGTGACCGGATTGCAGACGGTTTTATTTGTCGGTGGTGCAGCAACACTAGCTGCATTTATTCCACTGTTATTTGTAACCGAAGGCAAGGCTGCTCCGCAGACAACAATCCCGGCGCAACCCGTTCTTCAACCCAATGCGGATCTAAAAGAAAGTTCAACGAATACCCCAAGCACGGACGATTCGATCACCAAGAAAAAAGATTCCCGACTGATTGGTCAGTTTATAGTGACTCAGTTGTTAATTGGATTAGGTTCCGGACTGGTTGTACCGTATCTGAATCTGTATTTCACCAATCGGTTCTCGGTTTCTCTGAGCGGCATGAGCTTACTGATCGCACTTGGTCAGATTATGACGATTGTATCCATGCTGATTGGTCCTACCCTGGCGGTAAAGGTCGGAAGCGTAAGAGCCGTTGTCATTTTCCAGGTCATGTCGCTACCTTTCCTTCTATTAACAGGCTTCACCAATCTGTTGTTCATCGCTTCGCTCAGTTTCTTATTCAGACAAGCATTGATGAACGCAGCCAATCCCATTCATTCAGCCATACTGGTGGATCGGATCTCGGACAAACGCCGCGGGATTGCCAATTCATTGATGCAGACCTCGTTCATGATTGGTTGGGCGACCATGGGGCCTGTCCAATCCTATCTGGTCACCACGTACGGAACGTATTGGGGTTATGCGATCACTTTCAGCATCACAGGCTGTCTATACGTTATTTCATCACTGATGTACTTTGTCATGTTTAGAGAACCCAAACCTTCCGCTACCGCTCTCGCAGGATCTTAA